A single region of the Paludibacter jiangxiensis genome encodes:
- a CDS encoding tetratricopeptide repeat protein, whose amino-acid sequence MGRIIFIFSFILLITACHHSSPKDQALLYNADRIMEIYPDSALKLLNGIKTPRQLSSKDYALYSFAMTQALDKALIIVQSDSLIKNAVTYYADGKDPMRAGYSYFYLSRCERNQGNPKGQAESLLKAIPYAIKSNNYKLLGFIYSEKASIYREQNQIDSMIHYNKLSYNSLKRAKDQRNCIVSLIGIGYGYYQLQQFSTALKYYYQAEHEAQDSKDSTLLAPIYKFSSLALFYLKDYTKSSLYAKQGIAIEKQKDPSNWFNLAAIFAKQNKLDSAKIYLSKCISHGYKAPDCYELFEDIFEQERNFQEAIKYAKLTINAKDSTNKAALLTSFAGMEKKYNYERIATENKTLIIANQRNKIAVLFLLLGLSGIIVIVLLWRYRHKQVQLKQHQLLVEKEKENNQLLQQQINMQNALIKNVEHHKKTAIKRLVPNTSSYSTSEEGSVDSMALYDELISSIDGLYNGFSKRLKNKYPLLTTTDILICCLLRAGFESGMIASVLDTQTDSFNVRRARLRKKLEIEHGMNFSDFLADF is encoded by the coding sequence ATGGGCCGGATCATCTTCATATTTTCCTTCATTCTGCTAATAACAGCGTGTCATCATTCTTCTCCAAAGGATCAAGCCTTATTATATAATGCCGACCGAATAATGGAAATCTATCCAGACAGCGCATTAAAACTTCTGAATGGTATCAAGACCCCCCGCCAACTTTCATCTAAGGATTATGCCTTATACTCTTTTGCAATGACTCAAGCTTTAGATAAAGCATTGATTATTGTCCAATCTGACTCTCTTATAAAAAATGCTGTTACATATTATGCTGATGGAAAGGATCCAATGCGCGCTGGATATTCATATTTTTATCTCTCAAGATGTGAACGTAACCAAGGGAATCCGAAAGGTCAAGCTGAATCTCTTCTAAAGGCGATCCCATACGCAATAAAAAGCAACAATTACAAATTACTTGGTTTTATATACAGCGAAAAAGCTTCGATTTATAGAGAGCAAAACCAAATTGACAGCATGATTCACTATAACAAACTATCATACAACTCCCTAAAGAGAGCAAAAGATCAAAGAAACTGCATTGTCTCTCTTATCGGCATTGGCTACGGATATTACCAACTACAACAATTTTCTACTGCCCTGAAATACTATTACCAAGCTGAACATGAAGCGCAAGACAGTAAAGACAGCACGTTACTCGCTCCAATTTACAAATTTTCCAGCTTAGCTTTATTCTACCTCAAAGACTACACAAAATCATCGCTTTACGCAAAACAAGGTATCGCAATAGAAAAACAAAAAGATCCCTCAAACTGGTTTAATTTAGCTGCTATTTTTGCAAAGCAGAACAAATTGGATTCTGCAAAAATCTATCTTTCAAAGTGCATTAGCCATGGATATAAAGCCCCTGACTGCTATGAATTGTTCGAAGACATTTTTGAACAAGAACGAAACTTCCAAGAAGCAATTAAATATGCCAAACTCACGATCAATGCTAAAGATTCAACAAATAAGGCAGCTTTGCTCACCAGCTTTGCGGGTATGGAAAAAAAATACAACTATGAACGCATTGCCACTGAAAACAAAACACTTATTATAGCAAACCAGCGAAATAAAATTGCCGTACTGTTCCTTTTGCTTGGCTTAAGTGGAATCATAGTAATTGTTTTGTTATGGAGATACAGGCACAAACAAGTACAATTGAAGCAGCATCAACTACTGGTTGAGAAAGAAAAAGAGAATAACCAGCTATTGCAGCAACAGATTAATATGCAAAATGCATTGATTAAAAATGTAGAACATCATAAAAAAACAGCTATTAAAAGATTAGTTCCGAACACCAGCTCCTATTCTACGTCAGAAGAAGGATCTGTTGACTCCATGGCGCTTTATGATGAATTAATTTCGAGCATCGATGGCTTGTATAATGGCTTTTCGAAACGACTGAAGAATAAATATCCCCTACTAACCACCACTGACATTCTAATCTGTTGTCTCCTGCGGGCTGGGTTTGAATCCGGGATGATTGCCTCCGTATTGGACACACAGACCGATTCATTCAATGTTCGCAGAGCCAGATTACGCAAGAAACTGGAAATTGAACACGGTATGAATTTTTCGGATTTTCTTGCTGATTTTTGA
- a CDS encoding DUF3244 domain-containing protein, with protein sequence MKNLKSNPFNALSISLVLVFVGLSSTSVKAVYSGGTLPPVHIESMSVAESSTTLSTSMNEYSIYVPASKSTVYITVEDQSGNEVYTTNVTSSTGTNLFIDTTGWESGTYIVTETNSKGSVLYDTIIMIP encoded by the coding sequence ATGAAAAATTTGAAATCAAATCCGTTTAATGCTTTAAGCATAAGTTTAGTTTTAGTATTTGTAGGACTTTCTTCTACTAGTGTAAAGGCAGTTTATAGTGGAGGAACCTTACCACCAGTTCATATTGAATCGATGTCTGTTGCAGAATCAAGTACAACACTAAGCACATCAATGAATGAATATTCGATTTATGTACCGGCATCAAAATCGACAGTATATATAACAGTTGAAGATCAATCCGGAAATGAAGTATATACAACAAATGTAACATCAAGCACCGGTACAAATCTGTTTATTGACACAACAGGATGGGAAAGCGGAACATATATTGTAACTGAAACAAACAGCAAAGGTTCTGTTTTATACGATACAATAATCATGATACCCTAG
- a CDS encoding aldose epimerase family protein, with protein sequence MQEKFNKIVDGKQVGLFVLKGGKLEVAITNYGAKIVTLKAPDKNGKIDDVVLGFDNLDDYLTKEPFFGAVCGRFANRIKKGHFELEGKAYDLVVNNGANHLHGGIKGFNAVVWDVESFSDNKLVLFYLAKDDEEGYPGNLKTTVTYQVTDDNELKVHYQAITDKTTILNFCQHSFFNLKGAGNGSIEDHYLTINADFYTPLDETQAPVGEVRFVDGTLMDFRSPVLISDRINAEFNQFTFGRGIDNNWVVKKGQAHDMAYAAELYEPVSGRTLEVFTTQPGIQVYSGNWVENFTGKYGKKYDVRYAICLEAQGFPCSPNYPQFPSPVLRPGENYDEICVYKLGVR encoded by the coding sequence ATGCAGGAAAAATTCAATAAAATAGTTGATGGCAAACAGGTTGGCTTGTTTGTCTTAAAAGGCGGTAAACTGGAAGTGGCAATCACCAACTACGGTGCTAAAATTGTCACACTAAAAGCGCCTGATAAAAATGGAAAAATTGACGACGTAGTGCTTGGCTTTGATAATCTGGATGATTATTTGACGAAAGAACCATTTTTCGGCGCGGTTTGTGGTCGTTTTGCTAACCGTATTAAAAAAGGTCATTTTGAACTTGAAGGAAAAGCATACGATTTGGTGGTTAATAACGGCGCTAATCATCTTCACGGCGGAATAAAAGGATTTAATGCAGTCGTTTGGGATGTGGAATCATTCTCTGACAATAAACTGGTGTTGTTCTATCTTGCCAAAGATGATGAAGAAGGTTATCCTGGCAATCTTAAAACTACAGTCACTTATCAGGTGACGGATGATAATGAATTGAAAGTTCATTATCAGGCTATTACGGATAAAACTACCATCCTTAATTTTTGCCAGCATTCGTTCTTTAACTTGAAAGGCGCTGGAAATGGTAGTATTGAAGATCATTATCTTACGATTAATGCCGATTTTTATACACCACTTGACGAAACTCAGGCTCCTGTAGGAGAAGTACGATTTGTTGATGGCACATTAATGGATTTCAGAAGCCCGGTGCTTATATCAGATCGTATCAATGCAGAATTCAATCAATTTACTTTTGGTAGAGGGATTGATAATAACTGGGTCGTGAAAAAAGGACAGGCACATGACATGGCTTATGCAGCAGAACTTTATGAGCCAGTTAGCGGCCGTACTCTGGAGGTCTTTACAACCCAACCAGGTATACAGGTTTATTCAGGCAATTGGGTTGAAAATTTTACCGGTAAATATGGGAAAAAATATGATGTGAGATATGCTATCTGCCTCGAGGCACAGGGATTTCCCTGTTCTCCAAATTATCCGCAATTTCCATCTCCGGTTCTTCGTCCGGGAGAAAATTACGATGAGATTTGCGTATATAAACTCGGTGTAAGATAA
- a CDS encoding galactokinase, producing MKIEELKQAFVEAYGVAPDAVYFSPGRVNLIGEHTDYNGGSVFPCALSFGTYLLLRKNGGKTVKFKSLNQPEITELSIDQLTTPLDKVWVNYPLGVFAQFIKRGVEISEGFDILIWGNVPNGAGLSSSAALEVVTAYALNDQLGTGFNRTVLAQIGQKAEHEFAFVNCGIMDQFASANGAKDHAIHLNCDTLEFELVPVKLEGVKILISNTHSPHKLDSGAYNQRVAECKKAVELISKVRPIKNLAELTEDEFKKVESALESDPVAHKRARHVVTEVQRTSDAVKALKAGEIDKFGQMMNASHVSLRDDYEVTGLELDTMAEEAWKIPGVIGSRMTGGGFGGCTVSLVKEEAIDIFIEKVGAAYKAKTGITPDFYVAEIGDGACKIG from the coding sequence ATGAAAATAGAAGAATTAAAGCAGGCATTTGTGGAAGCTTATGGTGTAGCTCCGGATGCTGTCTACTTTTCGCCGGGTCGGGTTAATTTAATTGGCGAACATACAGATTATAACGGTGGTTCTGTATTCCCATGTGCATTAAGTTTCGGAACTTATTTGTTGCTGCGGAAAAATGGTGGAAAAACGGTTAAATTCAAATCTCTGAATCAGCCGGAGATTACCGAATTATCCATTGATCAGTTAACCACTCCTCTTGATAAAGTTTGGGTGAATTATCCTCTTGGAGTTTTTGCTCAGTTTATTAAACGCGGTGTTGAAATATCCGAGGGGTTTGATATCCTTATCTGGGGTAATGTTCCAAATGGTGCGGGTTTGTCATCGTCGGCAGCACTGGAAGTTGTTACTGCTTACGCCCTGAACGATCAGTTGGGAACTGGATTTAATCGTACCGTACTCGCTCAGATTGGTCAAAAAGCAGAACATGAATTTGCATTTGTGAATTGTGGCATTATGGATCAGTTTGCTTCGGCAAATGGAGCTAAAGACCATGCTATTCACTTAAATTGCGATACACTTGAGTTTGAACTTGTGCCGGTAAAACTGGAAGGAGTAAAAATATTGATTTCGAACACTCACAGTCCTCACAAGCTTGATTCAGGCGCATACAATCAACGCGTTGCAGAATGTAAAAAAGCGGTAGAGTTGATTTCAAAAGTGCGTCCGATTAAAAATTTGGCGGAATTGACGGAAGACGAATTCAAAAAGGTAGAATCTGCTCTTGAAAGCGATCCTGTGGCTCACAAACGCGCTCGTCACGTAGTTACTGAAGTTCAGCGCACATCCGATGCTGTAAAGGCTCTAAAGGCCGGTGAAATCGATAAATTTGGTCAGATGATGAATGCTTCTCACGTTTCGTTGCGTGATGATTATGAAGTTACCGGACTTGAGCTTGATACAATGGCAGAAGAAGCCTGGAAAATTCCCGGCGTGATTGGTTCTCGTATGACTGGAGGTGGTTTTGGTGGCTGCACCGTAAGTTTGGTGAAAGAAGAAGCTATTGATATCTTTATTGAAAAAGTGGGTGCGGCTTATAAGGCAAAAACAGGCATCACACCGGACTTTTATGTCGCCGAAATTGGTGATGGAGCTTGTAAGATAGGATAA
- a CDS encoding glycosyltransferase family 4 protein, with protein MRVLIVCSATNQQIAPFVLEQADSLKKIGEMVDFFLIRQKGIMGYLKALPRLKAKISDFKPDIIHAHYGLSGLLANLQQKIPVVTTFHGSDINDPKVLRWSKWAIRLSAHSIFVSQKIIDIANVQKQYSLLPCGIDTDSFCPKGKREARQKLGWDAMATYILFAGAQDNVVKNYPLAKKAVDLSPKAKLVELKGYNRDEVNLALNAADVALMTSFSEGSPQFIKEAMACNCPIVSTDVGDVKELIEDTNGCYITTFESDSVIENLQKALNFAAKEGRTNGRSRLEAAGLTDKQIATKLIEIYKHCVRNESRNRQ; from the coding sequence ATGAGAGTCCTGATTGTTTGCAGCGCCACAAATCAACAAATTGCACCTTTCGTTCTGGAGCAGGCCGACAGTCTGAAAAAAATCGGTGAAATGGTCGATTTTTTTCTTATCAGGCAAAAAGGAATAATGGGTTATTTAAAAGCTTTGCCCAGACTAAAAGCAAAAATAAGCGATTTCAAACCTGACATAATACATGCTCATTATGGTCTTTCAGGCCTTTTAGCAAATCTTCAACAGAAGATTCCCGTAGTAACAACATTTCATGGCAGCGATATTAATGACCCCAAAGTACTCAGATGGTCTAAATGGGCAATCAGATTATCTGCTCATTCCATTTTTGTATCTCAGAAGATAATTGATATAGCTAACGTTCAAAAGCAATATTCTCTTTTGCCCTGCGGAATTGATACAGATTCTTTCTGCCCAAAGGGAAAAAGGGAAGCACGCCAGAAATTAGGATGGGATGCCATGGCCACCTACATACTTTTCGCCGGAGCTCAAGATAATGTTGTCAAGAATTACCCTTTGGCTAAAAAAGCGGTTGATTTAAGTCCAAAAGCTAAACTCGTTGAACTAAAAGGCTACAACCGAGACGAAGTAAATCTGGCGCTAAACGCGGCAGACGTAGCACTTATGACTTCGTTTTCCGAAGGATCTCCGCAATTTATCAAAGAAGCAATGGCTTGTAATTGTCCGATTGTTTCAACCGATGTAGGTGACGTGAAAGAGCTAATAGAAGACACAAATGGCTGCTATATAACAACTTTCGAAAGCGATTCAGTTATTGAGAATCTGCAAAAAGCGCTCAATTTTGCAGCAAAAGAAGGCAGAACAAACGGTAGATCAAGATTAGAAGCGGCAGGACTGACTGACAAGCAAATCGCAACCAAATTGATTGAAATATATAAACATTGCGTTCGGAATGAATCCAGAAATCGACAATAA
- a CDS encoding lipid II:glycine glycyltransferase FemX produces MNPEIDNKQHTIRGYENIDRKQWASFVEGHPNGTIFQTPEYYEIHNNVPGFQPYALAICDNSKQITGVMVIIIHQVYSGLIGRFTARAIIAGGPLVKDNDAELVRFILKEYLTDKKVRVIYSQFRNLFELGGIKKAFEAIGAKYEDHLNILIDLRKSEDDLWKGVKSRKRNNIRQAQRKGLLVRRLTTDKEAEAAYPILQEVYKRAKLPLADKSLFMNAFNQMYSNGMLRIYGTFFQDELAGIMYIFSYNGRFYDWYAGSLKQYYQFNPNDILPWEIFKIAQTEKIQLFDFGGAGKPDVPYGVRNYKIQFGGELVNYGRYELPDNRVTFFIMRIAFKAWQFIH; encoded by the coding sequence ATGAATCCAGAAATCGACAATAAACAGCACACAATCAGGGGATATGAAAACATAGACCGAAAGCAATGGGCCTCTTTTGTTGAAGGACATCCCAATGGCACAATCTTTCAAACACCTGAATATTATGAAATTCACAACAATGTACCTGGATTTCAACCATATGCATTAGCTATCTGCGACAATTCAAAGCAGATAACAGGTGTAATGGTTATTATTATCCATCAGGTTTACAGCGGTTTGATAGGTCGTTTTACTGCTCGGGCTATAATTGCAGGTGGCCCATTAGTCAAAGATAATGATGCTGAGCTTGTTCGTTTCATTCTAAAGGAATATCTCACGGACAAAAAGGTCAGAGTAATATATTCTCAATTCCGCAACCTTTTTGAGTTGGGCGGGATAAAAAAAGCGTTTGAAGCAATTGGAGCAAAGTATGAAGACCATTTGAATATTTTGATTGACCTGAGAAAAAGCGAAGATGACTTATGGAAAGGAGTAAAAAGCCGTAAACGCAATAATATCCGACAAGCACAGCGCAAGGGACTTTTAGTCAGAAGATTGACAACAGATAAGGAAGCAGAAGCAGCATATCCGATTCTGCAAGAAGTCTACAAAAGAGCGAAGCTGCCATTAGCGGACAAATCGTTATTTATGAATGCATTTAATCAAATGTATTCCAACGGAATGTTAAGAATATACGGAACCTTTTTTCAGGATGAACTTGCAGGCATAATGTATATTTTCTCATACAACGGACGCTTCTACGACTGGTATGCGGGCAGTTTGAAGCAATATTACCAGTTTAACCCGAACGACATTCTTCCCTGGGAAATATTCAAAATAGCACAGACAGAAAAGATTCAGTTATTTGATTTCGGCGGAGCTGGAAAACCTGATGTGCCTTATGGTGTTAGAAATTATAAGATTCAGTTCGGAGGAGAACTTGTCAATTACGGTCGGTACGAACTACCGGACAACCGGGTTACGTTCTTTATTATGCGCATAGCCTTCAAAGCATGGCAATTTATTCACTAA
- a CDS encoding DUF354 domain-containing protein, which yields MNILFDINHPAHVHLFKHTIRTLKQHGHLVIVTVKDIPAAKQLLKSESIEYISLTGKKRDSLLGKALMQLHYNFFIWKLAVNKHIDLGAGSSVTIAQVSRFCKMKSIFLDDDDDNVEPLVVKHVHPFCNTILSPAALTGKRKAKNVIYYNGTHELAYLHPTRFVPNIKTLESIGVNPSDSYFILRFNAFKAHHDGNVYGLTLEQKLKLVQLLAGYGKVLITAEREIEPALEPYRLSVSPEKIHDLLAFATLFAGDSQTMTSEAAILGTPAFRCNSLVGELSCIEDLEHNFGLAFGYKPEEFENMLDDIKKILNNPNSKAEWQAKRAEFLKNRIDTTIFLVNFIENYPHSTKSIQ from the coding sequence ATGAATATACTTTTCGACATAAATCATCCGGCTCACGTTCATCTATTCAAGCACACCATCCGAACGCTGAAGCAACATGGACACCTGGTAATTGTTACAGTCAAAGATATTCCCGCGGCAAAACAGCTGTTAAAGTCCGAAAGCATCGAATATATTTCCCTTACCGGCAAAAAGCGTGATTCTTTGCTTGGGAAAGCGTTAATGCAATTACACTACAATTTTTTCATATGGAAATTAGCTGTAAACAAGCACATTGACCTTGGCGCAGGATCTTCGGTTACTATTGCACAGGTATCCCGGTTCTGTAAAATGAAGTCTATCTTTCTGGATGATGATGACGACAACGTGGAACCTTTAGTCGTTAAACATGTTCACCCGTTTTGCAATACAATATTATCTCCGGCAGCTTTAACAGGAAAACGCAAAGCCAAAAATGTCATATACTATAACGGCACTCACGAACTTGCATACCTGCACCCAACACGCTTTGTTCCAAACATCAAAACATTGGAATCGATAGGAGTCAATCCCTCTGACAGTTATTTTATTCTTCGTTTTAATGCCTTTAAAGCGCACCACGACGGCAATGTTTATGGGCTTACTCTTGAACAGAAACTTAAGTTAGTGCAACTACTCGCCGGGTATGGCAAAGTGTTGATCACTGCTGAAAGAGAAATTGAACCGGCACTGGAGCCATACCGGCTTTCAGTTTCACCCGAGAAAATCCATGATCTATTGGCATTCGCCACACTATTTGCAGGTGACAGCCAAACCATGACTTCCGAGGCAGCAATATTAGGAACTCCTGCTTTTCGTTGTAATTCGTTAGTTGGCGAATTGAGTTGTATTGAAGACCTAGAACATAATTTCGGGCTGGCATTCGGATATAAGCCGGAAGAATTCGAAAACATGCTTGACGACATCAAGAAAATATTAAACAACCCAAATAGCAAGGCGGAATGGCAAGCCAAAAGAGCAGAATTTCTAAAAAACAGAATAGACACGACCATTTTTTTGGTCAATTTCATCGAAAATTATCCACACTCTACAAAAAGCATTCAGTAA